A genome region from Brienomyrus brachyistius isolate T26 chromosome 23, BBRACH_0.4, whole genome shotgun sequence includes the following:
- the rbbp4 gene encoding histone-binding protein RBBP4 produces the protein MADKEAAFDDAVEERVINEEYKIWKKNTPFLYDLVMTHALEWPSLTAQWLPDVTRPEGKDYSVHRLVLGTHTSDEQNHLVIASVQLPNDDAQFDASHYDSEKGEFGGFGSVSGKIEIEIKINHEGEVNRARYMPQNPCIIATKTPTSDVLVFDYTKHPSKPDPSGECTPDLRLRGHQKEGYGLSWNPNLSGCLLSASDDHTICLWDISTVPKEGKVVDAKTIFTGHTAVVEDVSWHLLHESLFGSVADDQKLMIWDTRSNNTSKPSHAVDAHTAEVNCLSFNPYSEFILATGSADKTVALWDLRNLKLKLHSFESHKDEIFQVQWSPHNETILASSGTDRRLNVWDLSKIGEEQSPEDAEDGPPELLFIHGGHTAKISDFSWNPNEPWVICSVSEDNIMQVWQMAENIYNDEDPEGAADAEVQG, from the exons ATGGCTGATAAAGAAG CAGCGTTCGATGATGCCGTGGAGGAAAGGGTGATAAACGAAGAGTACAAGATCTGGAAGAAGAACACTCCTTTTTTGTACGACCTGGTGATGACCCATGCTCTGGAATGGCCTAGTCTGACGGCGCAATGGCTACCAGATGTTACCAG GCCTGAGGGAAAGGACTACAGTGTCCACCGGCTTGTGCTTGGCACACACACCTCGGATGAGCAGAACCACCTGGTCATCGCCAGCGTGCAGCTGCCGAATGATGACGCCCAGTTTGATGCCTCCCACTACGACAGTGAGAAAGGAG AGTTTGGAGGCTTTGGGTCTGTGAGTGGGAAGATTGAGATTGAGATCAAGATAAACCATGAGGGAGAGGTGAACCGTGCTCGCTACATGCCACAGAACCCCTGCATCATCGCCACCAAGACGCCCACCAGCGACGTGCTGGTCTTTGACTACACCAAGCACCCGTCAAAGCCAG ACCCCTCCGGGGAGTGCACCCCTGACCTTCGTCTGCGGGGCCACCAGAAAGAGGGGTACGGCCTGTCCTGGAACCCGAATCTCAGCGGCTGCCTGCTGAGTGCCTCTGATGATCAC ACGATCTGCCTGTGGGATATCAGCACAGTCCCGAAGGAGGGGAAGGTGGTGGACGCCAAGACCATCTTTACTGGGCATACAGCCGTGGTGGAGGATGTTTCCTGGCACCTGCTGCATGAGTCGCTCTTCGGGTCCGTGGCTGACGACCAGAAGCTGATGAT CTGGGACACCCGGTCCAATAACACCTCCAAGCCAAGCCACGCGGTCGATGCCCACACCGCCGAGGTCAACTGCCTGTCTTTCAATCCCTACAGCGAGTTCATCCTAGCCACCGGCTCTGCTGACAAG ACCGTGGCACTTTGGGATCTCCGGAATTTGAAGCTCAAACTGCACTCTTTCGAGTCTCACAAGGACGAGATCTTCCAG GTGCAGTGGTCCCCTCATAACGAGACTATTCTGGCATCCAGTGGAACCGACAGGCGGCTGAACGTTTGGGACCTCAG TAAAATTGGAGAGGAGCAGTCACCCGAGGATGCCGAGGACGGGCCACCTGAGCTGCTG TTCATCCATGGCGGTCACACCGCAAAGATCTCAGACTTCTCATGGAATCCCAATGAACCCTGGGTAATCTGTTCTGTCTCGGAGGACAACATCATGCAAGTTTGGCAGATG GCAGAGAACATCTACAATGATGAGGACCCAGAAGGGGCGGCAGATGCTGAAGTTCAGGGttaa